From a single Lolium rigidum isolate FL_2022 chromosome 7, APGP_CSIRO_Lrig_0.1, whole genome shotgun sequence genomic region:
- the LOC124676411 gene encoding A-kinase anchor protein 17A-like — MSAATAAAIAALRPTEPFPLPSDLSLARRLKLLLTFSRADLSVSPVDEWQLKSALLAFLRNPPLSLSLLQDSDLSVSRLPDLQKRRREDPVASGVLYVRDLSFLNRKGGDEAEAMTREQEEEKYSQWRSSLVEKLAGIELNLKGVVYQMSVEIPASDDFKAMKKSWEDFYASELYSIRNPVRKIAKRPDTILVRGVPSRWFAETRISSKASTLVTHTIFSALGKIRTLNISNDDELGASKDETNKGLISGLNCKVWVQFESYDDFHDAMKALCGRSLEKEGSRLKVDYEVTWDSEGFFRNAQYEPAQTKLEERDAPVHGRKKHYTSRIESDHRKRFRD, encoded by the exons atgtccgccgccaccgccgccgccatcgccgcactTCGGCCGACTGAGCCATTTCCCCTCCCGAGCGACCTATCCCTGGCGCGGCGCCTCAAGCTGCTCCTCACCTTCTCCCGCGCCGACCTCTCCGTCAGCCCCGTCGACGAGTGGCAGCTCAAGTCCGCGCTCCTCGCCTTCCTCCGCAACCCgccgctctccctctccctcctccaGGACTCCGACCTATCCGTCAGCCGCCTTCCCGACCTGCAGAAGCGCCGCCGCGAGGACCCCGTCGCCTCCGGCGTCCTCTACGTCCGCGATCTCTCCTTCCTCAACCGCAAGGGGGGCGACGAAGCCGAGGCGATGACccgagagcaggaggaggagaagtaCTCGCAGTGGCGGAGCTCCCTGGTCGAGAAGCTCGCTGGCATCGAGCTCAACCTTAAGGGGGTTGTATACCAGATGAGCGTCGAGATCCCCGCCTCTGACGATTTCAAGGCGATGAAGAAGTCATGGGAGGATTTCTACGCCTCCGAGCTCTATAGTATCA GGAATCCGGTGAGGAAGATAGCGAAAAGACCAGACACGATTCTTGTCCGAGGCGTGCCGTCCAGGTGGTTTGCCGAGACGAGGATATCATCCAAGGCGTCCACATTGGTCACCCACACTATCTTCTCGGCGCTTGGTAAAATAAG GACCTTGAATATTTCTAATGATGATGAATTGGGAGCAAGTAAAGATGAGACTAATAAGGGTCTCATATCTGGACTTAATTGCAAGGTGTGGGTGCAATTTGAGAGTTACGATGACTTCCACGATGCAATGAAGGCATTATGTGGACGTTCATTAGAGAAG GAAGGATCACGGTTGAAAGTAGACTATGAAGTGACTTGGGACAGTGAAGGTTTCTTTCGTAATGCACAATACGAGCCTGCTCAGACCAAACTAGAAGAAAGAGATGCACCGGTACATGGAAGGAAGAAACATTACACCTCGCGAATCGAGTCAGATCATAGGAAGAGATTCAGG GATTGA